The following are encoded in a window of Castanea sativa cultivar Marrone di Chiusa Pesio chromosome 5, ASM4071231v1 genomic DNA:
- the LOC142635936 gene encoding serine/threonine-protein phosphatase 7 long form homolog: MQIHQYARCYILALLGDKLFMDKSGDRVHLMFLAFLRDLRDPPQYSWGSGCLAWLYRELCRASEKRASQIGGACTLVQYWAWIVWQPYEADFGHLPDFCVAGRDTWTARVPLMCFCIVEIHHPDRVLRQFGLAQERPDHVVYDERLHRIDLRGKVEKN, from the exons ATGCAGATACACCAGTATGCTcggtgctatattttagcaCTGCTAGGGGATAAGcttttcatggacaagtcgggagatagggtgcatTTGATGTTCTTGGCGTTCCTACGTGACCTTCGTGATCCGCCacagtatagttggggtagtggttgctTGGCCTGGTTGTACAGAGAGTTGTGTCGAGCAAGCGAGAAAAGGGCATCGCAAATTGGTGGGGCGTGCACattggtccagtattgggcatgg atTGTGTGGCAGCCATACGAGGCAGACTTCGGCCACCTTCCTGACTTTTGCGTTGCAGGGAGGGATACGTGGACAGCAAGGGTGCCACTTAtgtgtttttgcatagtagagaTACACCACCCAGATCGTGTCCTTCGTCAGTTTGGGTTGGCGCAAGAGCGGCCCGACCATGTTGTGTACGATGAAAGACTGCATAGAATAGACTTACGTGGGAAGGTGGAGAAGAATTGA